The following is a genomic window from Hippoglossus stenolepis isolate QCI-W04-F060 chromosome 14, HSTE1.2, whole genome shotgun sequence.
TAGTAACTTTTAACTGACCATTACTGATATAAAGTACCAACGGATCCACTGTGATTCCATCTGGAAAACAATCCCCGTACTACATATCATACATACTCACACACCTCAAacctctcctgctccagtctgtgGTACTCATCCAGCTGCGCCTCCAGAAAGCTGAGGTTCCTGAACTTCTCCACATAGATGACGTAAGTCTTTTGCAGATCCTCCTCTATCTTCTCATATTCGTCCATGAATGCTGGTCTGAACCATTGAGAGAGGgacataaaaatgtatgttgCACTCGTACAAGCTGCTGAACAGAAATATTTTCTACaagttgaagaaagaaaacaatacatataATGAATGAGGCAGCGGGGAAACATTCCCATCGTTTTGCCTCTCCACTACCCGTCTGGTCATACACTCACCTGACACTCTGAAGCGTCTGGAGTCTCTTTCgattcctctccagctcctgcttcttcttctctattTTGGCGTCCAGAGAGGTCACATCCGACCCAACATTTCTCAGCATCTCTTTGGTCTTCTCCACACTTTCcttgaaaataaacacagacgcaTGGAGGTGGATTAAGTTCTATTTCATGACTAAAATCAGGTCATGTGtgagtttaaaaaatatgaagatTGTATAAAAGCTGACAAACCAAAACCTCCTTGATGGCAGCTCTCAGGGCCTTCTCGGTCTCATTGACCTCCAGAGGTCTGGCAATGGCCGCAGTTCTCATTTCCTGTcaggacaataaaaacaaagacagattgATCTCCTGCACCACTGACACCGTTTTTTAAACAGACATCATCATTGTACAGCTGTTATCATCAGAGAGCACAGCCTGGGTtcactgcaggaaaagaaaggaacatCAACAGAGCAATAACGTATAAATAGTATTAAGTATTGATGGTTGAACAATATACCTAGTCTGTGGCTAATGCATGAAAAAAGACAGATTAAAGGGAcatctgttatttttttatctttccaCGTGAACTTTTCTTATTCTCAAGGATTGTGTGGACTCAGGATCAAGGAAAGTGAGTGCGTCAGTGTGCTTTTCCTCACCCGTAGTTCCACCTCTTTCCCCAGTAAATCATAGAGAGATGCTCCTTTAGAAGTGACCTCGGATGCCAGCTGTCGAGCTGTTTTGAGATCAGAAATCTGCAGTGAAGACAGTGAGACGCATTCAGCAACTTACAGTTTTCTCTTCTACAAAAGATTTGATATAACATAAGTTAAGGGATGAAAATATACAAAGGAAATGGCACCATGATAGTAAATACTCTGGGtgttaagaaaaacaaattgtaGGCAAAGTAATGCAACAAACGTTATTGAAAACCAACTTGAGCTGTAGTTTCAACTtaaattttacattaaaatacattcttaTTGCACAGACTCCTTACAGCTGACAGATCTTTAAACTCAGACAAGCCTGAAGATAAAGAAACTGTCATTTCACCCGTGAGCCGAGGTCAAACTTGAACTTGTTGTTATCCTCCTCAACTGTTTCTCCAAAGGCCATCTGCTTAGTCTTCATAGCGTTGTACAGCACCGAGGTGATCTTCAGCAACTCTTTCACAGCATAGCCATCAGCCTGGTAGAGGTGCTTCATGTTGAGTTTTATGTGAGCCTTCGTTGCCTGCAAACAAGTGAGATGCTGCTTTAGACAGATGAAGGGTAGACCCTTTAATGGCTACAATGAACTGTACATGAAATAGACTTCACCATGAACTGGGCCACGGCCTTAATGAAGAACACCCTGTCTGACTCTGTATCCACATCAGTGGGAATATCCATGTGAGGCTCATATCTTTgtgagaaggaaagagagagggggttgGGAAGGaccaaaaactaaatatatcaCAGATACCCAATATAACCAATATAACCAATAGCAAATTCAGTATTTTCAAAGTTGGTGTTATCATGGCTGCAAGAATCGTAtcacaaaacaggaaacatcctAGATGTCCCATGGCCAAAGAATGGATTGTTGAAATGATTAAGATTTCATCACATGAACATTTGTTGGGTAGAATTAATAATGGAGGAAATGCAtttcaggaacacacacacaaaacacagaggggATATACAGTACACTGGATGGATCAGTGGGTGAGAGAAACACAACTTCCCTGTGTGGAGCTCAGTCATACCTCTTTATGAGCCATATCAATATCTCCGCCACCAAGGTGAAGTTTGGTGTTCTGAAGTTCTGCACGGATATCAACCTGGGATATCCCAAGGCCCTCATCATCTCAGTGAAATCTGCCAAACGAGGAGCAGCTCCAGGTgtcaacatcacacagacacacaacaacacatctcAGATTACGACGAGCATCGCTTACTTCTCAGTTCTCTGAAGGACATCTTGGTGATGTTGCGGCAACGGAACCTGTGGTGGTTCCTCCActggacacaggaagtgaggatGAGAGATGTTATCACAGAGGAAGCTTCTGACCAACACAGCCCACAGAGATGAGGCTGGATTGTGTTGTCGGTTTAACTGAAGCGAACAGTCCTGTTAGATAGtaagaaaaacagcagctacACGTGTAACATCGTCCATCACTGCGGACGTGGAACTAAAACCCTTAATGTGATGTAACAGAGTTGGGTCACTGGTGTTAGCCTGTGTTTTAGCATCGATCGGCTGTGTGAAGCTAACGCCTTCAGAGATTTATCCTCTTAAGAACTAGCTGGTGGCTAAAAGGAAGTGAGATGGCGAAGCTAACGCCCGGTGTCTCTTTCTGAACGTCCTGATCAGCAGCTACAAACACAACACGAGGTGTTTTACTGTCAGAATAAGGATGGAGGTACCTGCCGGAGCTATTTGTGAGCTAGCTTCGCCTTTTCCGTAGATGGTTTCTATGGAAACACATACTTGTACTACGGAAGCTCAACGCGgccaaagaaaagcagcagcgttttttcttcttcttcttcgtggtAACAGGCGCGTCGGGTCCATGTGCTTTTTGTCACATGAGgatttgaataaagaaaagaaagattttcTAAAGCTTGTGTgcaaagtgataaaaaaaaccaatAAGGTGTGAATCACTGTATTTGTAGAAAATACTgattttgtgaatttaaaagtcTACATTTGCTCACTAtcctttaaaacatatttattcaaatgtgtttcagaaaatgtccttaTTAATATAGATCTTAAATGTTTAGGAATTTGTCCTATAGTTATTAAAGCTTAAGCGCTTAAAATTGAACTCAATTTGTAGTGACTTCCAGAAAACATGTCGCTAATCAAAAAGTCACcgaaatctgtaaaaaaaatgcatttaaacttttattagAGAAAAAGATGATCAACTTCCTGGGAcgtgcacaaactcatagattaAAGCAATCACAGTGATCAAAGGAAAAAATAGCGTAGcagtcaacaaaaaaaatatggcGTCCCCACTCACCCGTCTGTCCCTCCCACAAAGGTGAACAGGTCATATAAACTACAACCATATGTACTACATACTACAACTATAACCTTTGTGACCTACTTcctgacaaattaaaatgatcacaaataaacaataaattacaaataataaCCCCAAAATACAAACCCATTCATTACACCTTGTATCATGACCAAAATATCGTTGACTTATTCATGGCTCCTACACCATTTATTTAGTTCATTCCTCTTTTTGTCATGggttttgtgaagcactttgtagcCTTgtaagtgctatacaaataaaatatattattattattattattattattagtagtagtagtagtagtagtagtagtagtagtagtatcttATGTAACACTGTGCTTGCAGGACTCATAtacctttgtgttttaaaatgatatctAGCTGTCAGTAGTCCTTGGGGCGGCCACAGGGGGCGACACCTCTCAGTCAGCGCCGCAGAAGGGTCTTTATATCTCCGGGCTGTTCTCCTGACGCAGAGCGTGAtggagccggggatcgaaccacctcacaacaacaacacgccGACTGGAAACGATCCTCCCGCCCACGGCCTCCACAGCAAgcggctgaaggagctggagaatgCCGCCCTGCAGACCACTCTAATCTCACAGATGGAGACGGAATCCGGGGCGGACGCCGGGAGCTGGACGGAGCAGCAGCCCGGGCGGGACGAGCAGTCCAACGGCGTGTCCTTGAACCAGCGGTCGGAgcctccgcagcagcagcagcagcccggcGCGGCGGACACCGAGGcggctgcggcggcggcggaggaggaggaggaagcggagCGAAATGTTTCCAAGCAGCGCGCGGAAGAGGAGCGGACCCTGACGGACCATTTGAACAAACGCCTGCTCTCCTCGTTTCTGGAGAAGCTGAACGAAAGGGACCTGGCGCTTCCCGGTGTCCAGCGCCTGGACTGCGCTGTAGCCGACGAGGATTCGAACAGGGCCGCGGATGAGTGGTGAAGCACCGGGCTGGGGGCGCAGAGCGGCAGCGGTGCCACGGAGGGGTTGAGGACGGCGGCGTGCACAGGAAGCACAACCCTGCCACTTCCAAGACAGACTTCCATTTAGTCCTGTGTATCTACCCTGCAaggtgtgtgtggagaggtTGCTGTTTTTCAATGGTGAGAATGGGTGAAAAAGAATTAAGAAAATGCAATAAATGACCATGATATGAAGTGTGTTGTACTCACTGGTTACTCACATCTGGCTGCTGTGGGCACATCTGGATTTTCAAGTGACATGCAATCCACAGCAGATGTCTCTACACACCAACATATACACTTAGCCTCTAAagactgaatatatttttattatcctCAAGTCCCATTTGTAggtcctttttaaaataaactatatttaGATTGAATGTAATAGAAGAATGGTGACAGTGAGGAACTTCAACAAAAGTGTTCATAAGTCcaaagataaatacatttacttaagTTGATTCACCTAGTCAAGTAAATATCAATTTGAAATTCATAAAAGTAAGATCTTGTATATAAAAGCTACTCTTtacccactttttttttactgcagagtCAAATGACTGCAGTAAACTTAGccaatttctttatttctttatgttgGCACTCTAGACGCTGCCTCGATAGTTtatacggatgtgggccacttcaggtaATGATGATGCACTTCCGGCTTTCTTGTGGCCCTGAACAAAGAGTATGTaagcctgaagtggcccacttgtaaaatCGGAAACGTGGCCTAATTATCCCCAAACAAATGTAGGCCTTTTTTTTGGCGAACATGCGGTGCTCTCTGCACGGTGTTATCTGGATTTGAACCTTAAGTGGCCCAAGAACTGACAGgtcaaactcctctactggcagtGGGAAAGTAGAAagg
Proteins encoded in this region:
- the cluap1 gene encoding clusterin-associated protein 1 homolog isoform X1, giving the protein MSFRELRNFTEMMRALGYPRLISVQNFRTPNFTLVAEILIWLIKRYEPHMDIPTDVDTESDRVFFIKAVAQFMATKAHIKLNMKHLYQADGYAVKELLKITSVLYNAMKTKQMAFGETVEEDNNKFKFDLGSRISDLKTARQLASEVTSKGASLYDLLGKEVELREMRTAAIARPLEVNETEKALRAAIKEVLESVEKTKEMLRNVGSDVTSLDAKIEKKKQELERNRKRLQTLQSVRPAFMDEYEKIEEDLQKTYVIYVEKFRNLSFLEAQLDEYHRLEQERFEEAENNMRMMQHKLREEEKDMMRSSLKDEDSDMDVPEDDGSDSDIEESRPAKPRPTRNSIMAGSGARFIGTMQGDSDEPSAVSRKPVHSAKKQRKLKTEDSEIDVDEDDEEDEEGEEEEESKDLEDDSLEDPVSKVAHTPRGPVRPPLLEESDNDF
- the cluap1 gene encoding clusterin-associated protein 1 homolog isoform X2 — its product is MSFRELRNFTEMMRALGYPRLISVQNFRTPNFTLVAEILIWLIKRYEPHMDIPTDVDTESDRVFFIKAVAQFMATKAHIKLNMKHLYQADGYAVKELLKITSVLYNAMKTKQMAFGETVEEDNNKFKFDLGSRISDLKTARQLASEVTSKGASLYDLLGKEVELREMRTAAIARPLEVNETEKALRAAIKEVLESVEKTKEMLRNVGSDVTSLDAKIEKKKQELERNRKRLQTLQSVRPAFMDEYEKIEEDLQKTYVIYVEKFRNLSFLEAQLDEYHRLEQERFEEAENNMRMMQHKLREEEKDMMRSSLKDEDSDMDVPEDDGSDSDIEESRPAKPRPTRNSIMAGSGARFIGTMQGDSDETEDSEIDVDEDDEEDEEGEEEEESKDLEDDSLEDPVSKVAHTPRGPVRPPLLEESDNDF